One genomic region from Nocardia vinacea encodes:
- a CDS encoding three-helix bundle dimerization domain-containing protein — protein MTPAYRLLDIVHGTALARAERRLHREFTILFDANTIHHFLHDSYAQITARAPVKLYVPLLAERFARQQLHARAKVEGRVEHAVPVVLFLCTFNAGRSQMALGFFEHYARGRVLAWSGGSEPSGALNAAAVAAMAEVGIDISHEFPKTWTDEIILAADVIITMGCGDVCPLVPGIRYEDWGVDDPAGLPVADVRPIRDDIRRRVIDLLASLDLPISS, from the coding sequence ATCACCCCGGCGTACCGACTCCTCGACATAGTGCACGGCACGGCGCTCGCCCGTGCCGAGCGGCGGCTGCACCGCGAGTTCACGATCTTGTTCGACGCCAACACGATTCACCATTTCCTGCACGACTCCTACGCGCAGATCACGGCACGCGCGCCGGTGAAGCTGTACGTGCCGCTGCTGGCCGAGCGCTTCGCCCGGCAGCAGCTGCACGCTCGGGCCAAGGTGGAGGGGCGCGTCGAGCACGCGGTCCCGGTGGTGCTGTTCCTGTGCACCTTCAATGCCGGACGTTCGCAGATGGCGCTGGGCTTCTTCGAGCACTACGCACGGGGTCGGGTATTGGCCTGGTCCGGTGGGTCCGAGCCGAGCGGCGCGCTCAACGCGGCAGCGGTCGCGGCCATGGCCGAGGTGGGCATCGACATCTCCCACGAGTTCCCCAAGACCTGGACCGACGAGATCATCCTGGCCGCCGACGTCATCATCACCATGGGGTGCGGCGACGTGTGCCCACTGGTGCCCGGCATCCGGTACGAAGATTGGGGCGTGGACGACCCGGCCGGACTACCGGTGGCCGACGTGCGGCCGATCCGCGACGATATCCGGCGACGTGTGATCGACCTGCTGGCCAGCCTCGACCTACCGATCAGCTCCTGA
- a CDS encoding phospholipid scramblase-related protein: MPPVAEPIHSRIPRTPSKRKAMATSEQLTSAGRRCGGTLYTEPVLVIDQKPKLIEMSTEYAVLGENGQRLGSVVEVGQSRLKKAARFFGDFSNFFTHRLEMRDALDNPALTVTRPRKVFKSKVIVDGPAGQPIGRIVQENWMGKKRFALLADDTRIGTIHADRLFQPRKFTIVDHADAEIARIIRTTASLQRAIVSAETYALVIDKPLREPMAGLVLASAVAINTAIMQVKSTTVLDLIP; the protein is encoded by the coding sequence AGAGGAAAGCAATGGCAACTTCCGAACAACTCACCAGCGCCGGACGACGTTGTGGTGGAACGCTTTACACCGAGCCGGTGCTGGTGATCGATCAGAAGCCGAAGCTGATCGAGATGTCCACCGAGTATGCGGTGCTGGGCGAGAACGGCCAGCGGCTCGGGTCCGTAGTGGAGGTCGGTCAGAGTCGACTCAAGAAGGCCGCTCGCTTTTTCGGTGACTTCAGTAATTTCTTCACCCACCGGCTCGAAATGCGAGATGCCTTGGACAATCCTGCACTCACGGTGACGCGGCCGCGAAAGGTGTTCAAGTCGAAGGTCATCGTCGACGGGCCCGCAGGACAGCCGATCGGTCGGATTGTCCAGGAGAACTGGATGGGCAAAAAGCGTTTCGCGCTGCTTGCCGACGACACCCGGATCGGGACTATCCACGCAGACCGGCTGTTCCAACCTCGAAAGTTCACAATCGTCGATCACGCCGACGCGGAAATCGCCCGGATCATCAGAACCACAGCCAGCCTGCAACGGGCGATCGTGTCGGCCGAGACCTACGCGCTGGTGATCGACAAGCCGTTGCGCGAGCCGATGGCCGGCCTTGTCCTTGCGTCTGCGGTGGCGATCAACACCGCGATCATGCAGGTGAAATCCACCACCGTGCTGGACCTGATCCCCTAG
- a CDS encoding ABC transporter substrate-binding protein, with the protein MKKTRFLWWAAPVLAAALALTSCSADSTSGGPESVGPVKISDGGLQGDPILIGSICSCTGPAAASVGHATDVLQAWASWVNDRGGINGHPVKLIAYDDEQNPTTALAVAKKLVEQDKVLVIVGQTSLVSSSWQNYVDSKGIPVIGGQPVDAPFITDPNFFASGTTLPVLMLGEVAQAKQAGAKTLGVYYCAEIPVCEQLPQMLKPMAEQAGLGFSAEKVAIAAPNYIAPCLEFKDKGVDAVFPGVSVEAISRIAASCAQQGYKPIQAPTGVSLQRAWATDPNFEGSIFAGSNALYTDDSIPAIKDFGDALDKYIPGLRGSGDFSAPLLWPWAGGQLFLAAAKAANLSPSSTSADAIKGLRALREETLDGLAPPLTFPEGQPGFPLCYFTGNTKGGVFHSANGGKPTCIDQATAAALMKALTPS; encoded by the coding sequence ATGAAGAAAACAAGGTTTCTGTGGTGGGCCGCGCCGGTGCTGGCGGCGGCGCTCGCGCTCACGTCGTGTTCTGCCGACTCGACCAGCGGTGGGCCCGAATCCGTTGGCCCGGTGAAGATTTCCGACGGCGGGCTGCAGGGCGATCCGATCCTCATAGGATCGATCTGCAGCTGCACCGGCCCGGCCGCGGCGTCGGTGGGACACGCCACCGATGTGCTGCAGGCCTGGGCGTCGTGGGTCAACGATCGCGGCGGAATCAATGGGCACCCGGTCAAGCTCATCGCATACGACGACGAGCAGAATCCGACAACAGCGCTGGCCGTCGCGAAGAAACTGGTCGAACAGGACAAGGTGCTCGTAATCGTCGGGCAGACCAGCCTGGTCAGTTCGAGTTGGCAGAACTACGTCGACAGCAAGGGCATACCGGTCATCGGCGGACAGCCGGTCGATGCCCCGTTTATCACCGACCCGAACTTCTTCGCCTCCGGAACCACGCTGCCGGTGCTGATGCTGGGTGAGGTGGCCCAAGCCAAACAAGCGGGCGCGAAGACCCTCGGCGTCTACTATTGTGCCGAAATCCCGGTCTGCGAGCAGCTTCCGCAGATGCTGAAACCGATGGCCGAACAGGCCGGTCTGGGATTCTCAGCGGAGAAAGTCGCGATTGCCGCGCCGAACTACATCGCTCCCTGTCTCGAATTCAAGGACAAGGGTGTCGACGCCGTATTCCCCGGCGTCTCGGTCGAGGCGATTTCGCGCATCGCGGCATCGTGTGCGCAGCAGGGTTACAAACCGATTCAGGCTCCTACCGGCGTGAGCCTGCAGAGAGCGTGGGCCACGGACCCGAACTTCGAGGGCAGCATCTTCGCGGGCTCGAACGCGCTGTACACCGATGACTCGATTCCGGCCATCAAGGACTTCGGCGACGCCCTCGACAAATACATTCCCGGCCTCCGGGGCAGCGGGGACTTCAGCGCGCCGCTGCTGTGGCCGTGGGCAGGTGGGCAGCTGTTCCTGGCGGCGGCCAAAGCAGCCAATCTCTCCCCGTCTTCGACGAGCGCGGATGCGATCAAGGGACTGCGCGCACTGCGCGAGGAGACCCTCGACGGTCTCGCTCCGCCGCTGACCTTCCCCGAAGGCCAACCGGGGTTCCCGCTGTGCTACTTCACCGGCAACACCAAAGGCGGTGTGTTCCACTCCGCCAACGGCGGTAAGCCGACGTGCATCGACCAGGCAACTGCCGCTGCGCTGATGAAGGCACTCACGCCGTCGTAA